In Gossypium hirsutum isolate 1008001.06 chromosome D06, Gossypium_hirsutum_v2.1, whole genome shotgun sequence, one genomic interval encodes:
- the LOC107901125 gene encoding uncharacterized protein translates to MEAWVPLFDIFMNSPTPEIEASLWLQQCFNATTLSSSTTTPITASSFLSLLTKPCNLFVDDSSFSSPLTPKRIMFIETLPGMVQSRVLSFLALENERFNGKELSKLARSLLSESQGLDFWVKKAARDLLDRVSEPNHINKWISGFSLESGEEEVGQEFESLPDWLKDMAAGNDPLLYWLPLSAADCGPRFYDDSLENDESLFSQVEENGENGLKEVGDEIEMDRVLNVPLEPEIENMAASLRDRVINLESSFKAVALGNEIRELCLDKGMDPFQVLCLIEPWKAEDEAASVLISHLSSGDEDELAWPSQVLCSIVLPKFLVLEEPASRLLLTSTIEYSKLHQRAAVHALLFPLVLRKEGINNPICDVITRILRECLHPAHVSAFCQTLLCGGEEERRFILLPCHEYLVSKELVWTDSLFNLLHNILNHNVHLTQDSVDRLVYHVRNIAERFSKSLKFGNFVLCLVTKCSSLLNSHKNVLTEAVECTNTLVTKSILLRIASL, encoded by the exons ATGGAGGCATGGGTTCCGTTGTTCGACATTTTCATGAATAGCCCTACACCTGAAATCGAAGCATCTCTTTGGCTGCAACAATGTTTCAATGCGACAACATTATCATCTTCAACAACAACTCCAATCACCGCAAGCTCTTTCCTTTCTTTGCTTACCAAACCCTGCAATCTCTTTGTCGATGACTCATCTTTTTCTTCACCTCTCACACCAAAAAG GATAATGTTTATAGAGACTCTACCGGGTATGGTTCAGTCAAGGGTACTTTCATTTCTTGCTTTGGAGAATGAGAGGTTTAATGGGAAGGAATTATCTAAGCTGGCACGCAGTTTGTTGAGTGAAAGTCAAGGGCTTGATTTTTGGGTCAAGAAAGCAGCACGGGATCTGCTCGACAGAGTGTCTGAACCAAATCATATTAATAAGTGGATTTCTGGTTTTAGTCTGGAATCTGGCGAAGAAGAAGTCGGCCAAGAGTTTGAGTCCTTACCGGATTGGCTCAAGGACATGGCTGCTGGTAATGATCCGCTTCTCTATTGGCTTCCTTTATCTGCAGCTGATTGTGGTCCTCGTTTTTATGATGATAGTTTGGAAAATGATGAGAGTTTGTTCAGTCAAGTTGaggaaaatggagaaaatggttTGAAAGAAGTTGGGGACGAAATTGAGATGGATCGGGTTCTGAATGTGCCTTTAGAACCTGAAATTGAAAACATGGCTGCTAGTTTGAGAGACAGGGTTATAAACTTAGAATCTAGTTTCAAAGCTGTAGCATTAGGAAATGAAATTCGTGAACTTTGCTTGGATAAAGGAATGGATCCTTTTCAAGTTCTGTGTCTGATTGAGCCTTGGAAAGCCGAGGATGAGGCTGCTTCGGTGCTAATTTCTCATCTTTCAAGTGGGGATGAAGATGAGCTTGCTTGGCCAAGTCAGGTTCTCTGCTCAATTGTGCTTCCCAAGTTCTTGGTTCTAGAAGAGCCAGCCTCACGTCTGCTACTGACTTCAACGATTGAGTACAGCAAGCTCCATCAGAGGGCTGCGGTGCACGCATTATTGTTTCCACTTGTACTACGAAAGGAAGGTATCAATAACCCCATCTGTGATGTGATTACTAGGATTCTGAGGGAATGCCTGCACCCGGCTCATGTTTCTGCCTTCTGCCAGACACTTCTTTGCGGAGGAGAGGAGGAGAGGAGATTCATTTTACTCCCATGTCATGAATACCTTGTCTCGAAGGAATTGGTATGGACGGATTCATTGTTTAACCTCTTACACAACATTTTAAATCATAATGTTCATTTAACTCAGGATTCAGTTGATCGTCTTGTGTACCATGTTAGGAACATAGCCGAAAGATTTTCCAAATCTTTGAAATTTGGAAACTTCGTATTATGTCTGGTCACTAAATGTTCTTCACTACTTAATTCACATAAGAACGTACTGACTGAAGCGGTTGAGTGCACGAATACTCTTGTTACGAAATCCATATTATTAAGAATAGCTagcttataa